In Macaca fascicularis isolate 582-1 chromosome 12, T2T-MFA8v1.1, the genomic stretch CCTCCCACACCTCGGTCCCCTAACTACCCATTTGCCGGTCATTGAAAGAAAGACAAACCCCAAACTTCCAGCCCAGGTGACGAGGCGCTGCGGCTAACCACAGCGGGGCACTCTCCTCgtcctctctcctctccatccGTCCTTGGAAATTGGAGCCTACCCTGGGGAACTGAGGAGTCTGCTCCTGTGGCTTCCACGACCTAATCCTAACTCCAGGGACTCGCAGGAGTTAGGATTAGGTCGTGGAAGCCAGAGGCGCCTGGGCGCCCTCCTCTACAAGTGGGACCGCAAGTGCAAACTCTACTGGGAGGGGGGGCTCCCGGCCATTCCCTGGGGCGGCGCGCCCAGGTGCAGGCTCGCTAAGCGGAGGCGGGCGGGGGCCAGGCAAGCAGAGGGCGCCCATTCCGGGGGCGCCGGGCTGGGCTGGGCGCCCGCAGCTTACCTCGGCGCGCGGGCCGCGGGCGCGTGGGGCAGTGGCTCCTCCAGCCGGGAAGCTGTTGCTCACGCTCGGGTGGTTGCTGCGGTCCCGCCAGGGCTGCAGCGGGGCTTCGCGCAGACGTTCTCTCGCGATCTGCTGCAGCCCAGGAGGTGGCGGTGGCGGCCGTGGAGGTGGCGCCGGCGACAGCTCGGCCCGGCACGGCCCCTGAACTGTCCAACTCTTGCCCGCGCGGGGCTTCAGCGCCCGGCCGCTGCCCCCGCACTGAGCGCCTGCGCGCCGGGCCTCGCCCAGGTGAGGGGCGTGTGCCCGGAGCCCGCTGGGcgcgcccggcccggccccgccgcgCGCCCGCCCCCCTGGCCTGGCCGAGGACCCCGGGGTTTGGACTTGCCAACGCCACTCTCGCGCGCCGAAGCTGTGACGGTTTACCAAGCAGAGACTTGCGAGGCACACACAAGAGAGGGAATGAGGCGGGACCGTTCGGGGGCTCGTTGACACTGCAGAGCCTCCCGCAGCATCGCTGCCTTAAATCCCGCCTTTCCAGGCGTGCGCGCACAGCGAACCAGAGGAGGCTCCGTCCCGACCAGGGGTCTCCCGCGGTCCTCAGCCCGGGGGCTCGCGTCCCCGAAGAGATCTTTGGCAATGGTCGAAGTCCCAAAGCCGAGATGCCAAGCCCCGCGATGGGGCGGATGCGTCCAATATTAGTCAACCCAGAGTGAAACTCTCTTCTTGGAGATCGTCAGACCaactatttgttttttctctttgaccACCCCTGGGCTCGCAGACCACAGCTAGCAACCTCGGCATATTTGGCGGAGCTGGGAAGGCCCGGAGCGCAGAAGGCAACGCAGCCTCGCCGCGGATCTGAAAGTGTTGTGGGCGGGGGGCTCATTTTCCTCCGGATTTCTTTTCCGTGTTTAAGTTTTCAAAACTAAAACCTG encodes the following:
- the LOC107126922 gene encoding uncharacterized protein, encoding MPLDQSNIEPEERERSHGGNRAAWMDALEGTRVKKHVVLVAGYPFSDPSEETQKRWRNRWSSRSPSPRPFRSPTVSSHPSLTPSPALSVRGRPSGLPTSANFGDLLNSPTTPSFDRYPPPTPRSPNYPFAAYPGELRSLLLWLPRPNPNSRDSQELGLGRGSQRRLGALLYKWDRKCKLYWEGGLPAIPWGGAPRCRLAKRRRAGARQAEGAHSGGAGLGWAPAAYLGARAAGAWGSGSSSREAVAHARVVAAVPPGLQRGFAQTFSRDLLQPRRWRWRPWRWRRRQLGPARPLNCPTLARAGLQRPAAAPALSACAPGLAQVRGVCPEPAGRARPGPAARPPPWPGRGPRGLDLPTPLSRAEAVTVYQAETCEAHTREGMRRDRSGAR